Proteins from a genomic interval of Salinivibrio kushneri:
- a CDS encoding sensor domain-containing diguanylate cyclase, producing the protein MQRKDVAMNGKADPLSKTSLDQFKQYFFDALDVVPLPLLISEGIVSDEISNNNRAHIFFNQAFQQELGYTLDNMPDIYQWFEKAYPDPDYRQEIISQWHQVVHEAQAHGEKTVELPALVTYADGQQRWYAVTAQVDVAPNPDWHIVVFRDIHQLKTSLEETTHASLTDSLTQLANRRGLTDWFAQSAHRTALGTIVLDIDRFKQVNDSLGHIAGDRLLTQIASQLKQFSPPNACCARWGGEEFVIIIPDCTYQHAFQLAKTLCHHVYQEGFLWHATRHQVSLSAGIGFTEAGHHSLDDLVARADQAMYIAKQRGRNQVCGDPP; encoded by the coding sequence ATGCAGCGGAAAGATGTTGCGATGAATGGTAAGGCGGATCCGTTGAGTAAGACATCACTTGACCAGTTTAAACAGTACTTTTTTGATGCGCTTGATGTGGTGCCACTGCCCTTATTGATATCTGAGGGGATTGTGAGCGATGAGATCAGCAATAATAATCGTGCCCATATTTTCTTCAATCAAGCCTTCCAACAAGAGCTTGGCTATACCCTCGATAACATGCCAGACATTTACCAATGGTTTGAAAAAGCCTATCCCGATCCCGACTATCGGCAAGAAATCATTAGCCAATGGCACCAGGTCGTGCACGAGGCACAAGCACACGGTGAAAAGACGGTTGAACTTCCCGCATTAGTCACTTATGCCGACGGTCAACAGCGTTGGTATGCGGTCACAGCGCAGGTCGATGTCGCGCCAAACCCAGATTGGCATATCGTTGTTTTTCGAGATATCCATCAACTCAAGACCTCTCTCGAGGAGACCACGCACGCCTCACTGACCGATAGCCTGACCCAGCTGGCAAACCGGCGCGGGCTAACGGACTGGTTTGCTCAATCGGCCCATCGCACCGCACTCGGCACTATCGTGTTAGATATCGATCGATTTAAGCAGGTCAACGACAGCTTGGGACATATCGCGGGAGACCGATTGTTGACCCAGATAGCGAGCCAACTTAAGCAGTTTTCACCCCCGAACGCCTGCTGTGCCCGTTGGGGAGGCGAAGAGTTTGTCATCATCATACCGGACTGTACGTACCAACACGCCTTCCAACTGGCCAAGACCCTTTGTCACCATGTTTATCAGGAAGGTTTTTTGTGGCATGCCACTCGCCATCAGGTTAGTTTAAGTGCAGGCATCGGCTTTACAGAAGCAGGCCATCACTCACTCGATGATCTCGTGGCGCGTGCTGACCAAGCGATGTATATCGCCAAACAACGTGGCCGCAATCAGGTATGCGGTGATCCTCCATAA
- a CDS encoding S8 family serine peptidase codes for MHKHSSLALIIGALFHSSGVWAMAQVPDPVDPPTDPEPQACVSLVGASGMDGSRTSDERCLPGDDPFTAEQWHLLNRGQNAFAREGGQPGNDLNVWLAHRQDVLGQNVNVAVVDDGLEIAHPDLAANVRAGKSYDFVERDDDPTPEGWSSRNTAHGTSVAGIIAAVRDNGIGGMGVAPLANLQGYNYLEYQSQNAWEISHGREGYSDDVRIFNQSYGGSGIRSYPYSDDPMSYAGRQNAQYKKMSTGAFGGLGAVFIKSAGNGYKRTSFNRQRFGPVDENHGLPWQNSNQSSSNANYWNVTVSALNADGERSSYSSVGSSVFLTAPGGEYGTNKPAHITTDLTGCTMGYNRDDRIPYDSHDLHGGTEIDNTCDFNSVMNGTSSAAPNTSGAFALMMSAYPNLSQRDIRHLLATTATRVDADDADVLLTYQTAFGDERTVTGLEGWKQNAAGRWYSPTYGFGLIDVNAALEAAKTYQSLPAQVFTDWTWSYHNQEGETGLTIADAGSVATADSVQVADNLTIEAVQVRTSIEHSRMSDLLIELESPSGTRSVLMSPRNSMLSNTLDSTYPEGFTDHLMLSHKFNGEASQGQWTLYVTDTDGKTRQYSLGGEVKSMANNSVDGKLTQWSLRVIGHRG; via the coding sequence ATGCACAAACACAGCTCTCTTGCGCTGATTATCGGCGCACTTTTTCACAGCTCCGGGGTGTGGGCGATGGCCCAAGTGCCAGATCCTGTCGACCCTCCCACCGATCCAGAGCCACAAGCGTGTGTATCACTGGTTGGAGCGAGCGGCATGGATGGCAGTCGTACCAGCGATGAGCGTTGCTTGCCCGGTGATGATCCCTTTACGGCCGAACAGTGGCATTTGCTCAACCGTGGTCAAAATGCCTTTGCCCGAGAGGGTGGCCAACCAGGCAATGATCTCAACGTATGGTTAGCCCATCGCCAAGATGTGCTGGGACAAAACGTTAACGTTGCCGTCGTCGACGATGGGTTAGAAATTGCCCATCCCGATCTGGCCGCTAACGTCCGTGCTGGAAAGTCCTATGACTTTGTGGAACGTGATGATGACCCGACACCGGAGGGCTGGAGCAGTCGTAATACCGCCCATGGTACCTCGGTCGCGGGGATCATCGCGGCGGTTCGTGATAATGGTATTGGTGGGATGGGGGTAGCACCGCTTGCCAACTTGCAAGGCTATAACTATCTCGAATACCAAAGCCAAAATGCGTGGGAGATCAGCCATGGCCGCGAAGGCTACTCGGATGATGTCCGCATATTCAACCAAAGCTATGGTGGCTCAGGCATCCGCAGTTATCCCTATAGCGATGACCCGATGAGCTATGCTGGTCGCCAGAACGCCCAATACAAAAAAATGAGCACGGGTGCCTTTGGCGGGCTTGGCGCAGTCTTTATCAAATCAGCGGGTAATGGCTATAAGCGTACCTCGTTTAACCGTCAGCGCTTCGGTCCTGTAGATGAGAACCATGGTCTACCGTGGCAAAACAGTAACCAATCATCCAGTAATGCCAATTACTGGAATGTGACGGTGAGTGCGTTGAATGCGGATGGTGAGCGCTCATCTTATTCCTCCGTGGGTAGCAGCGTCTTCTTGACCGCGCCAGGTGGCGAGTATGGCACCAATAAACCGGCACATATCACCACAGATTTGACAGGCTGTACGATGGGTTACAACCGCGACGATCGTATTCCTTATGATTCACACGATCTACACGGTGGGACAGAGATAGACAACACCTGTGATTTCAACAGCGTGATGAACGGGACGTCTTCGGCCGCGCCAAATACTTCAGGGGCATTTGCGTTGATGATGTCAGCTTATCCAAATCTGTCTCAGCGCGATATTCGCCACCTATTAGCGACGACGGCGACACGCGTGGATGCAGACGATGCCGATGTGCTTTTAACCTATCAAACGGCATTTGGTGATGAGCGCACGGTGACTGGCCTAGAAGGTTGGAAGCAAAATGCCGCGGGGCGCTGGTATAGCCCAACCTATGGCTTTGGTTTGATTGATGTTAATGCAGCACTCGAAGCCGCGAAGACCTATCAGTCTCTCCCTGCACAAGTATTCACGGATTGGACGTGGTCTTATCACAACCAAGAGGGTGAAACTGGGTTAACGATTGCGGATGCCGGGTCGGTTGCGACAGCAGACAGTGTGCAAGTAGCTGATAACCTCACCATCGAGGCGGTACAAGTGCGGACTTCGATCGAGCATAGCCGTATGTCAGATCTGCTGATTGAACTCGAGTCCCCTTCCGGTACCCGTAGCGTGCTGATGTCTCCACGCAATAGCATGCTATCGAACACCCTAGATAGCACCTACCCAGAAGGCTTTACTGACCACCTGATGCTTAGCCATAAGTTCAATGGTGAAGCATCGCAAGGTCAATGGACACTCTACGTCACAGATACGGACGGCAAGACGCGTCAATACAGCTTAGGGGGTGAGGTGAAGTCGATGGCGAATAACAGCGTCGATGGTAAATTGACGCAATGGTCACTGCGTGTCATTGGTCACCGCGGTTAA
- a CDS encoding dicarboxylate/amino acid:cation symporter, whose translation MWKTIRHSLPLQIAVAAALAWLVGTVFGPIENAEQTTWYPLLMLAKVSYIGLLKAVVGVMVLLSLLEGISNIGNVVRLKRLGGATLLFYGFTTTIAITIGLGAALMMPEWQPLTNAPPVDESISFINQEAAGAGAIATKLINMALVNPFAAVTQGNLLAIVVFTILFGISLIVALPESHPLFETIRGLNKGINTMVAGIIKLAPFAVFAIVFQFSHQGDNDLFGQLFSFAALVFGLTMVHAVIVLPLIARVAGGIGFVSLFRAISAPLAMAFATSSSAATLPVSMQAAKEELKVTPSTASMVLPLGAVMNMDGTALFEGVAAVFLAQLFGIDLSTTGIVMIFIMAMVSSVGAPGMPSGSMSGMQLVLLAAGIPLEAIAILLIIERPLDTFRTAVNVQGDLIGATVIDKWQKLMC comes from the coding sequence ATGTGGAAAACCATTAGACATTCTTTGCCATTGCAAATTGCAGTGGCTGCCGCACTAGCTTGGCTGGTGGGCACGGTATTCGGCCCCATTGAAAACGCAGAGCAGACCACTTGGTATCCACTGCTTATGCTCGCCAAGGTCAGTTATATCGGTCTACTCAAAGCCGTGGTCGGTGTGATGGTACTGCTCTCGCTACTGGAAGGGATCAGTAATATTGGCAATGTGGTTCGCCTTAAGCGCCTTGGTGGTGCAACACTTTTGTTTTACGGTTTTACCACCACCATCGCGATCACTATTGGTCTTGGCGCAGCGCTGATGATGCCCGAGTGGCAACCGCTCACCAATGCACCGCCAGTGGATGAGAGCATTAGCTTTATCAACCAAGAGGCTGCGGGAGCCGGAGCCATTGCCACCAAACTTATCAATATGGCGTTGGTGAATCCATTTGCCGCGGTGACTCAGGGTAACCTTTTGGCGATTGTGGTGTTCACCATTTTGTTCGGCATTTCGCTGATTGTCGCACTGCCAGAGTCGCACCCATTATTCGAGACCATTCGTGGGCTGAATAAAGGCATTAACACCATGGTGGCAGGGATTATCAAGCTGGCGCCGTTTGCGGTGTTTGCGATTGTTTTCCAGTTCTCCCATCAAGGCGATAACGATCTATTTGGCCAGCTATTTAGCTTCGCCGCCTTGGTGTTTGGACTCACGATGGTCCATGCGGTGATCGTGTTGCCACTTATTGCACGCGTCGCTGGTGGTATTGGCTTTGTGAGCCTATTTCGTGCCATTTCCGCGCCACTGGCGATGGCCTTTGCCACTTCTTCCAGTGCTGCGACACTGCCCGTCTCGATGCAGGCTGCCAAAGAAGAACTCAAGGTCACTCCGTCGACCGCGAGCATGGTCTTGCCGTTGGGCGCGGTGATGAATATGGATGGCACCGCATTATTTGAAGGGGTTGCGGCGGTGTTCTTGGCACAACTGTTCGGGATTGATCTGTCGACGACTGGCATTGTGATGATCTTCATTATGGCGATGGTTTCGTCGGTAGGCGCGCCGGGCATGCCGTCAGGCTCGATGTCGGGTATGCAGTTGGTGTTGCTGGCTGCGGGGATCCCCCTGGAAGCCATTGCCATTTTGCTGATCATTGAGCGCCCGCTCGACACTTTCCGTACCGCGGTCAATGTGCAAGGCGATTTGATTGGTGCCACGGTAATAGATAAGTGGCAAAAGCTTATGTGTTAA
- a CDS encoding recombinase family protein, translated as MAVIAYYRVSTDDQTIENQRRELNKTYRIDKEFADCGVSGTVSAEKRPEFKKLLDYVREGDTLVTVDLDRLGRDSIDVQNTVRELLRGGVNVIVTRLGVDLSTDAGELLVTILSKVAEMERRKMLERSNAGRERAKAEGKHMGRPHTISKEQVHELRSKGYSINATAEALGCSVSSVKRLQKSIC; from the coding sequence ATGGCTGTTATCGCGTATTACCGTGTTTCAACTGACGACCAAACAATCGAGAATCAACGAAGAGAGCTCAATAAGACATACCGTATAGATAAGGAGTTCGCTGATTGTGGAGTGAGCGGGACAGTTAGCGCTGAGAAGAGGCCAGAGTTTAAGAAGCTACTCGACTATGTGCGCGAAGGAGACACACTTGTGACGGTCGATCTTGATAGATTGGGGAGAGACAGCATTGATGTGCAAAACACCGTGAGAGAGCTTCTGAGAGGCGGTGTGAACGTCATTGTGACAAGGTTAGGGGTAGACCTCAGCACAGACGCAGGAGAGCTTCTGGTGACCATTCTGTCCAAGGTGGCAGAGATGGAAAGAAGGAAGATGTTAGAGCGCTCAAACGCAGGCAGAGAGCGTGCAAAGGCAGAAGGTAAGCATATGGGTCGCCCTCACACTATAAGCAAAGAGCAGGTGCATGAGCTTCGCTCAAAGGGGTACTCTATTAATGCCACAGCCGAGGCTTTGGGGTGCTCTGTGTCGTCGGTTAAAAGACTACAAAAAAGTATTTGTTGA
- a CDS encoding type I restriction endonuclease: MDFIERLQALSKKVGQLSDSIETEEATKTALVMPFLHNVLGYDIFDPSEVIPEFTADTGTKKGEKVDYALMKDGDVQILIECKKVNEALSPKHSSQLYRYFSVTNARIAVLTNGCEYQFFTDLDAPNKMDDKPFLILDMSEVDEHVVPELKKLTKTSFDVDSVVDAAGELKYLNQIKKVLAEQFQDPEEDFVKLLTARVYDGMQTAKVKAQFTEITKKALKQFLNDSINARLKYAIGSEEREARGANEQPEQDESSAEADGSNPKIVTTEEELDGYNVVKAILRERVDVSRVAHRDTQSYFGILLDDNNRKPLCRLHFNGRQKYVGIFDSNKKETKTPIDSVDDLFQLAGELKASVDLYE, encoded by the coding sequence ATGGACTTTATAGAGCGACTGCAAGCTTTGTCCAAAAAGGTGGGACAGCTATCTGACTCGATAGAAACAGAAGAGGCGACAAAGACTGCTTTGGTGATGCCATTTCTTCACAATGTGCTTGGATACGATATCTTCGACCCCAGCGAGGTTATCCCTGAGTTCACTGCTGATACAGGCACGAAGAAGGGAGAGAAGGTTGATTATGCTCTGATGAAAGACGGGGATGTTCAGATCTTAATCGAGTGTAAGAAAGTGAATGAAGCGCTCTCACCAAAACACTCTAGCCAACTATACCGATATTTTTCAGTGACCAATGCTCGTATAGCTGTATTGACTAACGGTTGTGAGTATCAGTTTTTCACTGACCTCGATGCGCCAAATAAAATGGATGACAAACCGTTCTTGATTCTAGATATGTCCGAGGTCGACGAGCATGTAGTCCCAGAGCTGAAAAAACTGACGAAGACTTCTTTCGATGTCGATTCCGTGGTCGATGCGGCTGGTGAATTGAAGTATCTCAATCAAATAAAAAAGGTGTTAGCAGAGCAGTTCCAAGATCCAGAGGAAGACTTTGTAAAGCTTTTGACTGCTAGGGTCTACGATGGGATGCAAACAGCCAAGGTCAAAGCACAGTTTACTGAAATAACGAAAAAAGCTTTGAAGCAATTCCTCAACGACAGCATAAACGCTCGTTTGAAGTATGCCATAGGCAGTGAAGAGCGTGAGGCGAGAGGAGCCAACGAACAACCAGAGCAGGATGAAAGCTCTGCCGAAGCTGATGGTAGCAACCCTAAGATAGTCACCACAGAGGAAGAGCTCGACGGTTATAATGTTGTCAAAGCTATTCTGAGAGAAAGAGTCGATGTATCGCGAGTCGCTCATCGAGACACACAAAGCTACTTTGGGATTCTACTTGATGATAATAATCGTAAGCCATTGTGTAGGTTGCACTTTAATGGCCGACAGAAGTATGTAGGAATCTTTGACTCAAACAAGAAAGAGACTAAAACTCCCATCGACAGTGTTGATGACCTTTTCCAACTGGCAGGGGAGTTAAAGGCATCGGTAGACCTGTACGAGTAA
- a CDS encoding cyclodeaminase, with protein MQLYHRQQIESVATFNPHSLSVIENAFSALGRGEVTMPPVLSMAIHEHNGEVDVKTAHIKGAERFAIKVSPGFFDNPSIGLPSLNGLMVVFSASTGLVEAVLFDEGYLTDLRTALAGALSAKYCARDDANIVTVLGAGTQARLQVSALKLVREIDTVHVWARDNAQARHYKVEVEAELGVRVIPHQDVAQACQQADIIVTTTPAKQPILHWQDIPKGAHVTAMGSDSAEKRELDPHILHNADWVLVDRRAQSEVLGELKGLALSRCVEELGKTVASGRPTARSDEAITVCDLTGTGVQDTAIANATVAKLLATYGGSPHT; from the coding sequence ATGCAGCTATATCATCGTCAGCAAATCGAATCTGTTGCGACGTTTAACCCGCACAGTCTCAGTGTGATTGAAAATGCGTTCAGTGCCTTGGGGCGTGGCGAGGTAACCATGCCTCCTGTGTTAAGCATGGCCATTCACGAGCACAACGGCGAAGTCGATGTGAAAACCGCTCACATCAAAGGCGCTGAGCGATTTGCGATTAAAGTCAGTCCTGGCTTTTTTGATAATCCGTCGATAGGGTTGCCGAGCCTTAATGGTTTGATGGTGGTTTTCTCTGCATCAACCGGTTTGGTGGAGGCCGTGCTGTTTGATGAAGGATACCTGACTGATTTACGTACGGCTCTAGCCGGCGCGTTAAGTGCCAAGTATTGCGCGCGTGATGATGCCAACATTGTCACTGTGTTGGGGGCGGGCACGCAAGCAAGGTTACAAGTGTCTGCACTCAAACTGGTTAGAGAAATAGACACGGTGCATGTTTGGGCACGAGACAATGCACAAGCAAGGCATTACAAAGTAGAGGTTGAGGCCGAACTGGGAGTGCGAGTGATCCCTCACCAAGATGTGGCACAGGCTTGTCAACAGGCCGATATTATTGTCACCACGACACCGGCTAAGCAGCCGATTTTGCATTGGCAAGACATTCCCAAGGGCGCCCATGTCACAGCGATGGGCTCGGATAGTGCAGAGAAGCGCGAGCTTGATCCTCATATTTTGCACAATGCCGACTGGGTGCTGGTGGATAGACGTGCTCAGTCCGAGGTGTTGGGTGAGCTAAAAGGGCTGGCATTGTCACGATGTGTGGAAGAGTTAGGCAAAACGGTGGCGTCGGGGCGTCCCACAGCGCGAAGTGATGAGGCGATCACCGTGTGTGATTTAACGGGAACAGGCGTGCAAGATACCGCGATCGCCAATGCAACAGTGGCTAAGTTATTGGCAACTTATGGAGGATCACCGCATACCTGA